A genomic stretch from Candidatus Binatus sp. includes:
- the xseA gene encoding exodeoxyribonuclease VII large subunit, whose protein sequence is MDGQLDLVLRGRRSGLISVSDLLRRVRDALESNLDEYWVVGEISNARLAPSNHFYFTLKDQRGAISAVMFKSAFTRLRFKITDGMEVIVRGRVSIFDSRGALQLYAEEMEPRGVGALQVAFEQLKRRLEAEGLFEQARKRPLPYLPRVVGIVTARGGAGLADMLRVMLDRFPNLRVLFRPAKVQGAGAADEIAAAIADLNRDGRAEVLIVGRGGGSLEDLWAFNEEKVARAIARSAIPVISAVGHEVDFTIADFVADLRAPTPTAAAHLVVPNHAELKERIANIEAAMRAVMEREISSLRETVDDFAGRLRHPRGLLLEARERIAGLDAELAGAITSRIAGEYRVVQNLSQRLRGPAAMIRELRAAIERINDRLTRGAQSALESRRRAVGAMAGKLDALSPLKVLERGYSVVINSRDGRAVLDAATVQIGDSLDITLAKGRLGARATARSS, encoded by the coding sequence ATGGACGGGCAGCTCGATCTCGTGCTGCGCGGCCGCCGCTCCGGCCTGATCAGTGTATCGGACCTGTTGCGGCGGGTCCGCGACGCGCTGGAATCCAACCTCGATGAATACTGGGTGGTGGGCGAGATCTCGAATGCTCGCCTGGCGCCGTCCAATCATTTCTACTTCACGCTGAAAGACCAGCGCGGCGCGATCAGCGCGGTGATGTTCAAGTCGGCGTTCACGCGGCTGCGCTTCAAGATCACCGACGGCATGGAAGTGATCGTGCGCGGGCGCGTGAGCATCTTCGATTCGCGCGGCGCGTTGCAACTCTATGCCGAAGAGATGGAGCCGCGCGGCGTCGGCGCGCTGCAAGTCGCGTTCGAGCAACTGAAGCGCCGCCTCGAAGCTGAAGGGCTGTTCGAACAGGCTCGCAAACGCCCCCTGCCCTACCTGCCGCGCGTGGTCGGGATCGTCACGGCGCGTGGCGGCGCCGGACTCGCGGACATGCTGCGCGTGATGCTCGATAGGTTCCCCAACCTGCGCGTGCTGTTCAGGCCCGCGAAGGTGCAAGGCGCTGGTGCGGCCGACGAAATCGCTGCGGCGATCGCCGATCTGAATCGCGACGGCCGCGCCGAGGTGCTGATAGTTGGGCGCGGCGGCGGTTCGCTCGAGGATCTGTGGGCTTTCAACGAAGAAAAAGTCGCGCGCGCGATCGCGCGTTCGGCGATTCCAGTAATCTCGGCGGTTGGCCATGAAGTCGATTTCACGATCGCCGATTTCGTCGCCGACCTGCGCGCGCCTACGCCGACCGCGGCGGCGCATCTGGTGGTGCCAAATCACGCCGAGCTCAAGGAGCGCATCGCCAATATCGAGGCTGCGATGCGCGCCGTGATGGAGCGCGAAATCTCGAGTTTGCGCGAGACGGTGGACGATTTCGCCGGCCGCTTGAGGCATCCGCGGGGCCTGCTGCTCGAAGCGCGCGAAAGGATTGCCGGTCTCGACGCGGAACTCGCGGGCGCGATCACGTCGCGAATCGCGGGCGAGTATCGCGTCGTGCAGAATCTATCGCAGCGGCTTCGCGGTCCCGCCGCGATGATTCGTGAATTGCGAGCGGCAATCGAGCGCATCAATGATCGCCTGACGCGCGGCGCGCAAAGCGCACTCGAGAGCCGCCGCCGTGCGGTCGGCGCGATGGCCGGCAAGCTCGACGCGCTGTCGCCGCTCAAGGTGCTCGAGCGCGGCTACAGTGTGGTGATCAATTCGCGCGACGGTCGCGCCGTGCTCGACGCGGCTACGGTTCAGATCGGCGACTCGCTCGATATCACGCTCGCGAAAGGACGGCTCGGCGCACGCGCGACGGCGAGGTCGAGCTAG
- a CDS encoding TlyA family RNA methyltransferase has product MRARRAAKPLPRFRLDAEIARRGLADSREIAQRLIMAGRVRVNSQPAYKADLKVDSATQISLTAGTPEYASRGAYKLIAALEHFGLSVEDRLAMDVGASTGGFTDVLLRRGVKGVIAIDVGYGQLAMKLREDPRVTIMDRMNIRLVTKAELPYTPNLVAIDTSFISLRLVIPAVLPLIKAPADIVALIKPQFEVGRGRVGKSGVVRDENLRRETVAGIIKFAEEIGLEVAGAIESPIEGAAGNREYLALMKYSGAIPR; this is encoded by the coding sequence ATCCGCGCGCGGCGCGCTGCAAAGCCGCTGCCGCGCTTCCGACTCGACGCCGAAATCGCGCGCCGAGGCCTTGCCGACAGCCGCGAAATCGCGCAACGCCTAATCATGGCGGGCCGGGTGCGCGTCAATTCACAGCCCGCCTACAAGGCCGATCTCAAAGTCGATTCGGCGACGCAGATTTCGCTGACAGCCGGGACCCCCGAATACGCATCGCGCGGCGCGTACAAATTGATCGCCGCGCTCGAGCATTTCGGTCTCTCGGTGGAAGATCGGCTCGCGATGGACGTCGGCGCTTCGACCGGCGGATTCACCGACGTACTGCTGCGGCGCGGCGTCAAGGGCGTAATCGCGATCGACGTCGGCTACGGCCAGCTCGCGATGAAGCTGCGCGAAGATCCGCGCGTCACGATCATGGATCGGATGAATATCCGGCTGGTGACCAAGGCGGAACTTCCCTACACGCCGAACCTGGTGGCGATCGACACCAGCTTTATTTCGCTGCGATTGGTCATCCCGGCGGTGCTGCCGCTGATCAAGGCGCCCGCCGATATCGTCGCGTTGATCAAGCCGCAGTTCGAAGTCGGCAGAGGCAGGGTCGGCAAATCGGGCGTGGTGCGTGATGAAAATCTGCGCCGCGAAACGGTGGCCGGGATCATCAAGTTCGCCGAGGAAATCGGACTCGAAGTTGCCGGCGCGATCGAGTCGCCGATCGAGGGCGCCGCCGGCAATCGCGAATACCTCGCGTTGATGAAGTATTCCGGCGCCATCCCGCGATGA
- a CDS encoding N,N-dimethylformamidase beta subunit family domain-containing protein: MANRFTLTTVPQAFLKPSRGGAGLNSAVKVSFSRPYDGSWGAGQLLNFDFDMIGFLEKEGYDVAYQADVDTHLNPASLTRHKGYMSVAHDEYWTLEMRQNVTSARDHGINLAFFGANSIYWQVRYEPSPINGAPNRTLVGYKQDAAKDPAAQNPATYPQITTRFRSPHGNLPGQPEDALVGVMYDYGPVDTDIVVVNAAHWIFANTGLQNGSKLTGLLGYEVDREFGNQPANTVVLAHSPYTTKSGSTQFADMTIYRASSGAWVFGAGSIHWDWGLSDISPWGPSSSRVSAPAQQMTRNLLNQFVTDTGATPTPSKTPTSTRTSSRTATPTIAATPTVKPTSTVVATPTASRTATPTPTGTPTRVTLRSIGTGSTNIGGGSQVVITRPANLQPNDLMIAEIAVRGGTGTIITPPTGWTLVRRDNSGSSVAQAVYRRLVPSSPPEPTTYTFAFSAGNDAKGFGIGVAAADLPLSTSGATGNKVATAASAAANVGSLLALFPQSPAP, encoded by the coding sequence GTGGCAAATCGCTTTACACTTACAACAGTACCGCAAGCATTCCTCAAGCCCAGCAGGGGGGGCGCCGGCCTGAATTCCGCGGTCAAAGTTTCTTTCAGCCGTCCTTACGACGGTAGTTGGGGAGCCGGACAGTTATTGAATTTCGACTTCGACATGATCGGGTTTTTGGAAAAGGAAGGGTACGACGTCGCCTATCAGGCCGATGTCGACACGCATTTGAACCCCGCTTCGTTAACCCGGCATAAGGGATACATGTCCGTCGCACACGACGAATACTGGACGCTGGAAATGAGGCAGAACGTCACGAGTGCCCGCGATCACGGCATCAACCTGGCTTTTTTTGGCGCCAACTCGATTTACTGGCAAGTTCGATATGAGCCTAGCCCCATCAACGGTGCTCCCAACCGCACCCTCGTGGGCTACAAGCAAGATGCCGCCAAAGACCCGGCGGCCCAGAATCCCGCTACCTATCCACAGATCACCACTCGATTCCGTTCGCCGCACGGCAACTTGCCTGGTCAACCTGAGGACGCGCTTGTGGGTGTTATGTACGACTATGGGCCAGTTGACACCGATATCGTCGTGGTTAACGCGGCTCATTGGATCTTTGCCAACACTGGGCTACAGAACGGAAGCAAATTGACTGGATTGCTCGGCTACGAGGTCGATCGCGAGTTCGGCAATCAGCCGGCCAACACGGTCGTGCTGGCGCACTCTCCATATACAACAAAATCGGGCAGCACCCAGTTTGCGGACATGACCATCTATCGGGCATCAAGTGGAGCATGGGTGTTTGGAGCAGGCAGTATCCACTGGGACTGGGGTCTCAGCGACATCTCTCCTTGGGGACCTTCTTCGTCGCGGGTCAGCGCGCCCGCACAACAGATGACTCGCAACCTGCTGAATCAATTTGTAACGGACACCGGTGCGACACCCACCCCATCAAAGACGCCGACCTCGACTCGAACTTCCAGTCGAACGGCGACTCCGACGATCGCTGCGACTCCGACGGTGAAGCCAACTTCAACAGTTGTCGCAACACCGACCGCATCTCGGACGGCAACCCCGACTCCGACCGGCACGCCGACGAGGGTCACGCTCCGCAGCATCGGTACTGGCAGCACAAATATCGGCGGCGGCAGTCAGGTTGTGATTACCAGGCCGGCCAACTTGCAACCTAACGATCTGATGATTGCTGAAATCGCGGTGCGCGGCGGAACCGGCACGATAATTACCCCGCCTACCGGATGGACACTGGTACGGCGCGATAACTCAGGCTCGAGTGTCGCACAAGCGGTCTATCGCCGGCTGGTTCCAAGCTCGCCGCCCGAGCCCACCACTTACACCTTTGCGTTCTCGGCCGGCAACGACGCTAAAGGCTTTGGCATCGGAGTCGCTGCAGCCG
- a CDS encoding exodeoxyribonuclease VII small subunit translates to MAAKAKKFEDELKDLEAIVNRIDSGELTLEESIEAFERGVVLVKLLNQKLDDVERKVELLTRSAGGDLRTLPFEENLEEIKSAGAKDDDETPF, encoded by the coding sequence ATGGCGGCCAAGGCGAAAAAATTCGAAGACGAATTGAAGGATCTCGAAGCGATCGTCAATCGAATCGATTCGGGCGAACTCACGCTCGAGGAATCGATCGAGGCATTCGAGCGCGGCGTCGTGCTCGTCAAATTGCTCAATCAGAAACTCGACGACGTCGAGCGCAAGGTCGAATTGCTGACGCGGAGCGCCGGCGGCGACCTGCGCACGCTGCCGTTTGAGGAAAATCTCGAGGAAATCAAGTCTGCCGGCGCAAAGGACGACGACGAAACCCCCTTCTAA